Proteins from a genomic interval of Papaver somniferum cultivar HN1 chromosome 4, ASM357369v1, whole genome shotgun sequence:
- the LOC113275724 gene encoding transcription factor bHLH49-like: MDLSEKDKFGLEKRSGDPLNYQSPNMLPSNWQFNHGNQPLGLASTSDSMEKGDLMMGGSSACSSGSMMDSFTGALWGHPSSSHNLSLGDNGSSGAVMGNLGWNPLNSVTKQGIYLPPTTGMLHQSLSQFPADSGFIERAARYSCFNGGSFSDMLNPFNVPENLSPYSKNGGAIQGSSDVLFNGLKHIPGSQSQMNEANSAELAKDVSVSVNRGITDGSPMKNDVKKGNFVRTPDETKQGVGNSSNESDDANCSGSAGGAVREDQSMLESAGREPSSSKGLAPKKRRRDGQVSEPDQGKSPVQVTGEAANEDSDSKHKDDQNPSPSGKGNKHGKDKDNSQTSDAPKEDYIHVRARRGQATNSHSLAERVRREKISERMKFLQDLVPGCNKVTGKAVMLDEIINYVQSLQRQVEFLSMKLSAVNPRLDLNLESLLAKDILQSRGSPSSSMGFPQDMIMAQLHPSQPGLIQSGIPGMGNPSDALRRTINSQLMAMNAGYKEPNPQMPNPWDDELNNVIQMSFDSNDPFNGQDLNAASLPPGHMKVEL, from the exons ATGGATTTGAGTGAGAAAGATAAATTTGGGTTAGAAAAAAGAAGTGGGGATCCTTTGAATTACCAGTCTCCTAATATGCTGCCTTCCAATTGGCAATTCAATCATGGAAATCAGCCTTTGGGTTTAGCTTCTACTAGTGATTCAATGGAAAAAGGGGATCTAATGATGGGTGGTTCTTCAGCTTGTTCCTCTGGTTCAATGATGGACTCATTTACAGGTGCTCTTTGGGGTCATCCCAGTTCATCACACAACTTAAGCTTAGGTGATAATGGTTCTTCTGGGGCAGTTATGGGTAACTTAGGTTGGAATCCATTGAATTCTGTTACAAAACAGGGTATTTACTTGCCGCCAACCACTGGGATGCTACATCAGAGCTTATCTCAGTTCCCAGCTGATTCAGGGTTCATTGAAAGAGCGGCAAGGTATTCATGCTTCAATGGTGGAAGTTTTAGTGATATGTTGAATCCGTTTAACGTGCCAGAGAATTTGAGTCCTTACTCTAAGAATGGAGGAGCAATTCAAGGTTCTTCAGATGTTCTATTTAATGGGTTGAAACACATACCGGGTAGCCAATCTCAGATGAATGAAGCAAACAGTGCAGAGCTTGCTAAAGATGTTTCAGTTTCTGTCAATAGGGGCATTACAGATGGGAGTCCAATGAAAAATGATGTCAAAAAGGGGAATTTTGTGAGAACACCTGATGAAACAAAACAAGGAGTTGGTAATTCTAGTAATGAATCAGATGATGCCAATTGTAGTGGAAGTGCTGGTGGTGCTGTCCGAGAGGATCAATCAATGTTGGAGAGTGCCGGGAGGGAACCTTCATCTTCCAAGGGACTTGCCCCAAAGAAAAGGAGACGGGATGGTCAG GTTTCTGAGCCTGACCAAGGTAAAAGTCCTGTACAAGTAACTGGCGaggctgcaaatgaagattctgactCAAAACATAAGGATGATCAAAATCCTAGTCCCTCTGGTAAAGGTAATAAACATGGTAAAGACAAAGATAATTCTCAAACTTCAGATGCACCTAAGGAGGATTATATCCATGTTAGAGCGCGAAGGGGCCAGGCAACCAATAGCCATAGTCTTGCTGAGAGA GTAAGACGAGAAAAAATCAGCGAAAGGATGAAGTTTCTTCAAGACCTTGTGCCTGGTTGTAATAAG GTTACTGGCAAGGCTGTCATGCTCGATGAGATCATTAACTATGTACAGTCGTTGCAACGCCAGGTTGAG TTTTTGTCAATGAAGCTTTCAGCTGTAAATCCACGACTCGACCTCAATCTTGAAAGTCTTCTTGCGAAAGAT ATTCTTCAATCACGAGGTagtccatcatcttccatgggGTTTCCACAAGATATGATTATGGCTCAGCTTCATCCGTCCCAACCAGGATTAATTCAATCAGGAATTCCTGGCATGGGAAATCCCTCAGATGCACTCAGGAGAACCATCAATTCTCAATTAATGGCCATGAATGCAGGATACAAAGAACCTAATCCTCAG ATGCCCAATCCGTGGGACGATGAACTTAACAACGTCATTCAAATGAGCTTTGATTCCAATGATCCGTTTAACGGTCAAGACTTGAATG CTGCTTCTCTACCTCCTGGTCATATGAAAGTTGAGCTATGA